One Brassica napus cultivar Da-Ae chromosome A1, Da-Ae, whole genome shotgun sequence genomic region harbors:
- the LOC106435720 gene encoding B3 domain-containing protein At3g11580 isoform X2, which produces MSGNHYSRDVHHNSPSVHHHQNYAVVDREYLFEKSLTPSDVGKLNRLVIPKQHAEKHFPLNNAGDDVAAVETTEKGMLLTFEDESGKCWKFRYSYWNSSQSYVLTKGWSRYVKDKHLHAGDVVFFQRHRFDLHRVFIGWRKRGEVSSPTAVSVVSQEARVNTTAYWSGLTTPYRQVHASTSSYPNIHQEYSHYGSSRTVRLFGVNLECHGDVVETPPCPDGYNGQHFYYYSTPDPMNISFAGEAMEQVGDGRR; this is translated from the exons ATGTCAGGCAACCATTACTCAAGAGACGTCCACCACAACAGTCCCTCGGTGCACCATCACCAAAACTACGCCGTTGTTGATAGAGAGTATTTATTCGAGAAATCACTAACCCCAAGCGACGTCGGAAAGCTAAACCGTTTAGTCATACCGAAACAACACGCCGAGAAACACTTCCCTCTCAATAATGCCGGGGATGACGTGGCGGCGGTGGAGACGACGGAGAAAGGGATGCTTCTTACCTTCGAGGACGAGTCAGGCAAGTGTTGGAAATTCAGATACTCGTATTGGAACAGTAGCCAAAGCTACGTGTTGACCAAAGGATGGAGCAGGTACGTGAAAGACAAACACCTCCACGCAGGGGACGTTGTTTTCTTTCAGCGGCACCGTTTTGATCTACATAGAGTCTTCATTGGTTGGCGAAAACGCGGCGAGGTTTCTTCCCCTACCGCCGTCTCCGTCGTGTCTCAAGAGGCACGAGTTAACACGACGGCGTACTGGAGCGGCTTGACTACACCTTACCGTCAAGTACACGCGTCAACTAGTTCTTACCCTAACATTCACCAAGAGTATTCACACTATG GGAGCTCGAGGACGGTGAGGCTATTTGGAGTTAACCTCGAATGTCACGGTGACGTTGTCGAGACACCACCGTGTCCGGACGGCTACAATGGCCAACACTTTTACTATTACTCAACTCCTGATCccatg AATATCTCATTTGCTGGAGAAGCAATGGAACAGGTAGGAGATGGACGACGTTGA
- the LOC106435720 gene encoding B3 domain-containing protein At3g11580 isoform X1 — protein sequence MSGNHYSRDVHHNSPSVHHHQNYAVVDREYLFEKSLTPSDVGKLNRLVIPKQHAEKHFPLNNAGDDVAAVETTEKGMLLTFEDESGKCWKFRYSYWNSSQSYVLTKGWSRYVKDKHLHAGDVVFFQRHRFDLHRVFIGWRKRGEVSSPTAVSVVSQEARVNTTAYWSGLTTPYRQVHASTSSYPNIHQEYSHYGAVAEIPTVVTGSSRTVRLFGVNLECHGDVVETPPCPDGYNGQHFYYYSTPDPMNISFAGEAMEQVGDGRR from the exons ATGTCAGGCAACCATTACTCAAGAGACGTCCACCACAACAGTCCCTCGGTGCACCATCACCAAAACTACGCCGTTGTTGATAGAGAGTATTTATTCGAGAAATCACTAACCCCAAGCGACGTCGGAAAGCTAAACCGTTTAGTCATACCGAAACAACACGCCGAGAAACACTTCCCTCTCAATAATGCCGGGGATGACGTGGCGGCGGTGGAGACGACGGAGAAAGGGATGCTTCTTACCTTCGAGGACGAGTCAGGCAAGTGTTGGAAATTCAGATACTCGTATTGGAACAGTAGCCAAAGCTACGTGTTGACCAAAGGATGGAGCAGGTACGTGAAAGACAAACACCTCCACGCAGGGGACGTTGTTTTCTTTCAGCGGCACCGTTTTGATCTACATAGAGTCTTCATTGGTTGGCGAAAACGCGGCGAGGTTTCTTCCCCTACCGCCGTCTCCGTCGTGTCTCAAGAGGCACGAGTTAACACGACGGCGTACTGGAGCGGCTTGACTACACCTTACCGTCAAGTACACGCGTCAACTAGTTCTTACCCTAACATTCACCAAGAGTATTCACACTATG GCGCTGTCGCTGAGATACCGACGGTTGTTACAGGGAGCTCGAGGACGGTGAGGCTATTTGGAGTTAACCTCGAATGTCACGGTGACGTTGTCGAGACACCACCGTGTCCGGACGGCTACAATGGCCAACACTTTTACTATTACTCAACTCCTGATCccatg AATATCTCATTTGCTGGAGAAGCAATGGAACAGGTAGGAGATGGACGACGTTGA